Proteins from a single region of Cytophagaceae bacterium:
- a CDS encoding pirin family protein has product MYQPLPDVGVDQISPFLLLHHHGPHVFEPYNQGLPFGPHPHRGFETLTFIFEGEIEHADSQGFKSVIKDGGVQWMTAGRGIVHSENLSANQRENGGPMEIIQLWMNLPAAQKMTAANYQGFQKSDIPLVITDEGKVEVSVISGDFQGQKGVANSITGLEFLNIKIAKDGKLNLSVPIEKNILLYVLDGEVKVNSKLVIGTQLVQFEGEGESIELLADADTRLIFGTGTPINEPMVAQGPFVMNTTTEIMQAMRDYQMGKMGIM; this is encoded by the coding sequence ATGTACCAGCCACTTCCTGATGTCGGGGTTGACCAAATTAGCCCATTTTTGCTTTTGCATCATCATGGTCCTCATGTTTTTGAGCCTTATAATCAGGGGCTTCCATTTGGGCCACATCCACATCGGGGTTTCGAAACGCTTACCTTTATTTTCGAAGGGGAAATCGAGCATGCCGACAGCCAGGGATTTAAGAGTGTAATAAAAGATGGAGGGGTGCAGTGGATGACCGCCGGAAGAGGAATTGTCCATTCTGAAAATCTTTCTGCCAATCAACGTGAAAACGGCGGTCCGATGGAGATAATTCAACTATGGATGAATCTGCCGGCAGCTCAAAAAATGACAGCCGCAAATTATCAGGGCTTTCAGAAAAGTGACATCCCGTTAGTAATTACCGATGAGGGGAAAGTGGAAGTGTCGGTAATTTCCGGTGATTTTCAGGGTCAAAAAGGAGTGGCAAATTCTATAACCGGTCTGGAGTTTTTAAATATCAAAATTGCAAAAGATGGAAAATTAAATCTCAGTGTTCCTATCGAAAAAAATATACTTTTATATGTGCTTGATGGAGAAGTGAAAGTAAATTCAAAGTTGGTCATAGGTACCCAACTCGTGCAATTTGAAGGCGAAGGAGAAAGTATTGAATTGCTTGCTGATGCCGATACCCGATTGATTTTTGGCACCGGAACTCCCATCAATGAACCCATGGTGGCTCAGGGGCCGTTTGTGA
- a CDS encoding pirin family protein, whose translation MKTRLIKSEDRGFANHGWLKSFHTFSFANFYNPDQVNFGALRVVNDDFVAPGMGFGKHPHDNMEIVSIPLEGALEHGDSMGNTTVIRNGEIQIMSAGTGVTHSEKNQSGKEPVKFLQIWVFPDKKGLTPSYDQNFFDVSERKNKWQTIVSPVGSNETGVKINQSSWFSMLELEAGKTIDYRIKKEGNGLWFFVLEGKVSLGDIKLNTRDSLGVWETNEVSISGDENASLLLIEVPMTF comes from the coding sequence ATGAAAACAAGACTAATAAAATCAGAAGATAGGGGATTTGCCAATCATGGTTGGTTGAAATCGTTTCATACATTTAGCTTTGCCAATTTTTACAACCCAGATCAGGTAAACTTTGGAGCCCTAAGAGTTGTAAATGACGACTTTGTGGCTCCAGGGATGGGCTTTGGTAAGCATCCGCACGACAACATGGAGATTGTTTCGATTCCTCTTGAAGGGGCCCTTGAGCACGGTGACAGCATGGGAAATACCACTGTAATCAGGAATGGAGAAATTCAAATTATGTCAGCCGGTACTGGTGTGACTCACTCGGAGAAAAATCAAAGCGGTAAGGAGCCGGTTAAGTTTTTGCAGATTTGGGTTTTTCCCGATAAAAAAGGTTTGACACCATCGTATGATCAGAATTTTTTTGATGTTTCTGAGAGAAAAAATAAATGGCAGACCATTGTTTCACCAGTTGGAAGTAATGAAACAGGTGTTAAAATCAATCAAAGCTCATGGTTTTCTATGCTTGAATTAGAAGCCGGAAAAACTATTGATTATCGAATTAAAAAAGAGGGTAATGGCCTCTGGTTTTTTGTTTTGGAAGGAAAAGTAAGTCTTGGAGATATAAAATTGAACACAAGAGATAGTTTGGGTGTTTGGGAAACAAATGAGGTTTCGATTTCCGGGGATGAAAATGCATCCCTTCTTCTTATCGAAGTACCAATGACTTTTTGA